A single genomic interval of Spinacia oleracea cultivar Varoflay chromosome 6, BTI_SOV_V1, whole genome shotgun sequence harbors:
- the LOC110784987 gene encoding protein N-terminal and lysine N-methyltransferase EFM7 → MDTALFSPSSLFGDTSDNSSDEELNTHQNFVERTHRFPGMELVVREFAFHQLNANLLWPGTFAFAEWLVQHQSWIGGRHVIELGSGTGALAIFLKKLLHIDITTSDYDDQEIEDNIAYNCKINGVIPALPHVKHTWGDAFSNANPNWDLVIASDILLYVKQYPNLIKTLSFLLKSYQPKENMKTSPQNEQDSGLRCPAFLMSWRRRIGKDEETLFFKGCEDAGMKVEHLGSRVYCITSICKE, encoded by the exons ATGGACACTGCTCTCTTCTCCCCTTCTTCCCTCTTCGGCGATACTTCTGACAACTCTTCCG ATGAAGAACTCAATACCCATCAAAATTTTGTGGAAAGGACCCACCGATTCCCAGGAATG GAGTTGGTCGTCCGAGAATTCGCCTTCCACCAGCTAAATGCTAATTTGCTATGGCCAGGTACATTTGCTTTTGCAGAATGGTTGGTTCAACACCAGTCTTGGATAGGAGGGAGGCATGTCATTGAATTGGGGAG TGGGACTGGTGCCTTGGCTATCTTTTTGAAGAAactgttgcatattgatattaCAACGTCTGACTATGATGATCAAGAAATCGAGGATAACATAGCTTATAACTGCAAGATCAATGGAGTTATCCCCGCTCTACCTCATGTCAAGC ATACATGGGGAGATGCCTTTTCAAATGCCAATCCAAATTGGGACCTGGTAATTGCTAGTGATATCTTGTTAT ATGTGAAACAGTATCCAAACTTGATCAAGACATTATCCTTTCTTCTAAAGTCTTACCAACCGAAAGAAAACATGAAGACGTCACCTCAAAATGAACAAGATAGTG GATTGCGTTGTCCTGCTTTTTTGATGAGTTGGAGACGCAGAATAGGTAAAGACGAAGAAACCCTCTTCTTCAAGGGTTGCGAGGATGCTGGTATGAAGGTCGAGCATCTTGGATCCCGTGTTTATTGCATCACCTCTATCTGTAAAGAGTGA
- the LOC110784988 gene encoding LIMR family protein At3g08930: MGDFNLALLLVAIIVTVLVFVFNVYLLINYQHPDDVNQAYFPKFVVVLGLSVAVISILMLPADVANRHACRHALYNGACHLTLPMKQLWLAIYIIDAILVFFVIPFAMFYYEGDQDKSVGKRVKSAAIYVGVTAVVCGLTLGILYGLVGKVDFTVRHLSSSSTSFPSSWNGFSTSGSPCIGNSRQCSAYTASPSSETTWTMRTTFPEYVVALATVAGSILFTILGGTGIACLPLGLIFAFFRRPKAVITRSQYIKEATELGKKAKELKKTADSLHQEERSGSKGRKWRKNVKAVEKELLLLEEDMNSLEEMYPQGDKAETAWAFTVLGYLAKLILGILGLIVSVAWIAHIFIYLIIRPPLSPFLNYIFVKLDDVWGLLGTVAFAFFCFYLLVAVVAGATMLGLKLVFITIHPMKWGATLMNSFLFNVGLILLCSISVIQFCATAFAYYAQATAAGEIFGHTLQSLRGIKYLYKYNVFQIAFVSLAILTFLYYAAFGWRRKKPSGRIQISS; encoded by the exons ATGGGGGATTTCAATCTAGCATTGCTGCTCGTCGCGATAATCGTTACGGTGTTAGTCTTCGTCTTCAATGTATACCTTCTGATCAACTACCAGCATCCTGATGACGTCAACCAGGCTTACTTTCCTAAATTCGTCGTCGTTTTGGGTCTTTCTGTCGCCGTTATCTCCATCCTTATGCTCCCCGCTGACGTCGCGAATCGTCACGCTTGCCGCCACGCTCTGTATAATGGCGCTTGTCATTTGACGTTGCCGATGAAGCAGCTTTGGCTTGCTATTTACATTATCGACGCTATACTTGTCTTCTTTGTTATTCCCTTTGCTATGTTTTACTATGAGGGAGACCAGGACAA GAGTGTCGGGAAGCGGGTTAAAAGCGCGGCAATCTATGTGGGTGTTACAGCGGTCGTTTGCGGTCTTACATTAGGCATTCTATATG GGTTGGTTGGTAAGGTTGACTTTACTGTCCGGCATCTTTCCTCTAGCTCAACTTCATTTCCCAGTTCGTGGAACGGCTTTTCTACTAGTGGCTCTCCATGTATTGGTAATTCACGACAG TGTTCTGCATATACAGCTAGCCCTTCGTCAGAGACCACATGGACTATGCGAACAACCTTCCCAGAATACGTTGTTGCTCTTGCAACCGTTGCAGGATCTATTCTTTTCACG ATATTGGGCGGTACTGGCATTGCTTGTCTACCTTTGGGGCTCATATTTGCGTTCTTCAGGCGCCCAAAAGCTGTTATAACTCGCTCACAGTATATTAAG GAAGCTACCGAGCTTGGTAAAAAGGcaaaagaattgaagaaaacTGCCGATTCCCTTCATCAGGAGGAAAGAAGTGGCAGCAAGGGAAGAAAATGGCGTAAAAATGTGAAAGCAGTTGAGAAG GAGTTGCTATTACTGGAAGAAGATATGAACTCTTTGGAAGAGATGTATCCTCAAGGGGACAAG GCTGAGACTGCATGGGCTTTTACTGTACTGGGATACTTGGCGAAGCTCATATTGGGAATCTTAGG GTTGATTGTTTCAGTGGCTTGGATTGCACATATTTTTATATATCTGATAATCCGGCCTCCACTATCTCCTTTCTTGAATTATATCTTCGTCAAGTTGGACGATGTTTGGG GGCTGCTTGGTACTGTAGCATTTGCATTTTTCTGCTTCTATCTTCTTGTGGCAGTTGTTGCTGGAGCAACTATGCTTGGTCTAAAATTAGTTTTCATCACCATCCATCCCATGAA GTGGGGAGCCACTCTCATGAATTCCTTCCTGTTCAATGTCGGTTTAATTCTTCTTTGCTCTATCAG tgtgATCCAATTCTGCGCCACTGCATTTGCATATTATGCCCAAGCAACTGCTGCTGGTGAAATATTTGGCCACACCTTGCAGTCTCTTCGTGGCATTAAATATTTATACAA GTATAACGTGTTTCAAATCGCTTTTGTTTCATTAGCTATATTGACATTCCTCTACTATGCGGCCTTT GGTTGGCGGAGAAAGAAGCCTTCTGGCAGGATACAGATTTCCTCTTGA